DNA sequence from the Pirellulales bacterium genome:
AACTGGTGGAAGAGGAGAATCGCAAGAATCTCCTGCTGGATTTCACCAACGTCGAATTCCTCTCCAGCGCCGCGCTCGGCAAGCTGATTACGCTCGATAAGAAGGTCAAGTTGCACGGTGGAAGGCTCAAGCTCAGCGGCATTCGCCCTCAGATTTATGAAGTCTTCGCCATCACCAAGCTGAACAAGTTGTT
Encoded proteins:
- a CDS encoding STAS domain-containing protein, producing MAQRRRVEVQEKGEVTIVRFVDRKILDESNIQELGQELFQLVEEENRKNLLLDFTNVEFLSSAALGKLITLDKKVKLHGGRLKLSGIRPQIYEVFAITKLNKL